The following proteins are co-located in the Zonotrichia albicollis isolate bZonAlb1 chromosome 1, bZonAlb1.hap1, whole genome shotgun sequence genome:
- the LOC141728202 gene encoding erythroblast NAD(P)(+)--arginine ADP-ribosyltransferase-like gives MAPLAQTLALLAMAMATTAVDVIPLDMAPDSFDDQYQGCGPAMKAALPALNGSEFEQNKEFAEVWVKAAAKWQSWGTPVSPLSPDQATAIMAFTMTDPRTFNDAVHVVGHSHQEYRDNFHFKTLHFLLTDALATLRDAQKGQCRDAFLKVCDTRFETQPGETIRFGHFMPVFPSKQIGECPGETMLEVHTCHGVEIQFFSEHPEPEIVLIPPFETFKVTQYTLEGDKTQIQLQSTGTYSKYNCEWLRG, from the exons atggcccCCCTGGCTCagaccctggcactgctggcaatgGCCATGGCCACCACAGCTGTTGACGTGATTCCCCTGGACATGGCCCCGGACTCCTTTGATGACCAGTACCAGGGCTGTGGCCCTGCCATGAAGGCAGCATTGCCAGCCCTCAACGGCTCCGAGTTTGAGCAGAACAAGGAGTTTGCTGAGGTTTGGGTAAAGGCTGCAGCCAAGTGGCAGAGTTGGGgcacccctgtgtcccctctgtccccagaccAGGCCACCGCCATTATGGCCTTCACAATGACTGACCCCAGAACATTCAATGATGCCGTGCACGTGGTCGGGCACTCCCACCAGGAATACCGGGACAACTTCCACTTCAAAACACTGCATTTCCTGCTGACCGATGCCCTGGCCACGCTGAGGGACGCTCAGAAAGGGCAGTGTCGGGACGCGTTCCTGAAGGTGTGTGACACCCGGTTCGAGACACAGCCAGGTGAAACCATCCGGTTTGGTCATTTCATGCCAGTGTTCCCGAGCAAACAAATTGGCGAGTGCCCTGGTGAGACAATGCTAGAGGTGCACACATGCCATGGCGTGGAAATCCAGTTTTTCAGCGAACATCCAGAACCTGAGATCGTGCTGATCCCACCCTTTGAGACCTTCAAGGTCACACAATACACTCTGGAAGGGGACAAGACACAGATCCAGCTCCAGTCTACCGGGACCTACAGCAAATACAACTGCGAGTGGCTGCGAG GTTAG
- the LOC141728196 gene encoding NAD(P)(+)--arginine ADP-ribosyltransferase 2-like, with protein sequence MRRALVAAAQIDLGPIKVVPLDMAQDSFDDQYRGCGPAMTKALPALHKFEFQKNPLFAKTWRKAEAEWRKRGSHVSPLASPGQAVAVMAYTMKDIYKDFNAAVHVAGRSHQEYRNNFHFKTLHFLLTQALVTLRQAQNGQCRQVFRGVRNVRFQARQGQRVRFGQFTSTSPRKEIALHFGTDTIFQVQTCHGTDIRQFSMYPTEEEVLIPPYETFQVTQVIWDGKRTWIWLRSVGTFTKYNCALL encoded by the exons ATGAGGAGAGCACTTGTTGCTGCAGCCCAAATTGACCTGGGCC CCATCAAGGTGGTGCCCCTGGACATGGCCCAGGACTCCTTCGATGACCAGTACCGGGGCTGCGGCCCTGCCATGACCAAGGCCTTGCCGGCCCTCCACAAATTTGAGTTTCAGAAGAATCCTCTCTTTGCCAAGACCTGGAGGAAGGCCGAGGCTGAGTGGCGCAAGAGGGGTTCCCATGTGTCCCCTCTGGCAtctccaggccaggctgtggcTGTCATGGCCTACACCATGAAGGACATTTACAAGGACTTCAATGCAGCCGTACATGTGGCTGGACGCTCCCACCAGGAATACCGGAACAACTTCCACTTCAAAACGCTGCATTTTCTGCTGACCCAGGCCCTGGTGACGCTGAGGCAGGCTCAGAACGGGCAGTGTCGCCAGGTGTTCCGGGGTGTGCGTAATGTCCGGTTCCAGGCACGGCAAGGCCAGAGGGTCCGGTTTGGTCAATTCACATCAACGTCTCCACGTAAAGAGATTGCTCTGCACTTTGGGACAGACACGATATTCCAAGTGCAGACCTGCCATGGTACGGACATCCGGCAGTTTTCCATGTATCCAACAGAGGAAGAGGTGCTGATCCCGCCATATGAAACCTTTCAGGTCACCCAAGTCATCTGGGATGGGAAGAGGACATGGATCTGGCTCCGCTCTGTCGGGACCTTCACCAAATACAACTGCGCATTGCTGTGA
- the LOC141728197 gene encoding erythroblast NAD(P)(+)--arginine ADP-ribosyltransferase-like: protein MTVTTAAIKVVPLDTSKDSSDDHVHTWLLWPLLFMAPLAQTLALLAMAMATTAVEVVTLDMAPYSFDDQYQGCGPAMKAALPALNNSEFEQNEKFAEVWVKAAAEWQRRGPPESPLSPEQATAIMAFTMDGLSSMFNDAVRVAGRSDMEYRDNFHFKTLHFLLTDALATLRDTQKGQCQDAFLKVCDIQFEAQRGDTIRSGLFVPMFLSKPTGECPGETMLEVHTCHGVEIQFFTQHPEEKVVLIPPFETFNVTQITQEGNKTQIQLLSTGTFSEFNCVWCEVGASPAPPSTSEDSS, encoded by the exons ATGACTGTGACCACTGCAGCCATCAAGGTGGTGCCCCTTGACACATCCAAGGACTCCTCTGATGACCA TGTCCACACTTGGTTGCTGtggcctctcctcttcatggccCCCCTGGCTCagaccctggcactgctggcaatggccatggccaccacggcTGTCGAGGTGGTGACCCTGGACATGGCCCCGTACTCCTTTGATGACCAGTACCAGGGCTGTGGCCCTGCCATGAAGGCGGCATTGCCAGCCCTCAACAACTCCGAGTTTGAGCAGAACGAGAAGTTTGCCGAGGTTTGGGTAAAGGCTGCAGCCGAGTGGCAGAGACGGGGGCCCCCTGAGTCCCCTCTGTCTCCAGAGCAGGCCACCGCCATTATGGCCTTCACAATGGATGGCCTGTCCAGCATGTTCAATGATGCTGTGCGTGTGGCCGGGCGTTCCGACATGGAATACCGGGACAACTTCCACTTTAAAACACTGCATTTCCTGCTGACCGATGCCCTGGCCACGCTGAGGGACACTCAGAAAGGGCAGTGTCAGGACGCATTCCTGAAGGTGTGTGACATCCAGTTTGAGGCACAGCGTGGCGACACCATCCGGTCTGGTCTATTCGTGCCAATGTTCCTGAGCAAACCAACTGGCGAGTGCCCTGGTGAGACAATGCTAGAGGTGCACACGTGTCATGGTGTGGAAATCCAGTTTTTCACCCAACATCCAGAAGAGAAGGTGGTGCTGATCCCACCCTTTGAGACCTTCAATGTCACCCAAATCACCCAGGAAGGAAACAAGACACAGATCCAGCTCCTCTCCACCGGGACCTTCAGTGAATTCAACTGCGTGTGGTGTGAG GTCGGAGCATCCCCAGCACCGCCTTCCACCTCAGAGGACTCCTCCTAA
- the LOC141725517 gene encoding NAD(P)(+)--arginine ADP-ribosyltransferase 2-like, with product MALQAHTLALLAMTIATAIAIKVVPLDMARDSFDDQYRGCGPAMVTALPSLYGFEYQKNPHFAWGWVKAEAEWRKRGSRVSPLASPAQAVAVMAYTMKYLYKEFNTAVRTAGHSRQEYRNNFHFKMLHFLLTDALGTLRHTQNGQCRHVYRGVRDVHFKTRRGQRVRFGQFTSTSLSKEIAQKYGTDTIFEVHTCHGVDIQAFSYDPSNREVLIPPFETFKVTKVTQNGKKTRISLRSTGTFSKHNCVWL from the coding sequence ATGGCCCTCCAGGCTCataccctggcactgctggcaatgACCATTGCAACTGCCATTGCCATCAAGGTGGTGCCCCTGGACATGGCCCGAGATTCCTTCGATGACCAATACCGGGGCTGCGGCCCTGCCATGGTCACGGCTCTGCCATCCCTCTACGGCTTCGAGTACCAGAAGAATCCTCACTTTGCCTGGGGTTGGGTAAAGGCCGAGGCTGAGTGGCGCAAGCGGGGCTCTCGTGTGTCCCCTCTGGCATCCCCAGCCCAGGCCGTCGCTGTCATGGCCTACACAATGAAGTACCTCTACAAGGAATTCAACACTGCTGTGCGCACAGCCGGGCACTCCCGCCAGGAATACCGGAACAACTTCCACTTCAAAATGTTGCATTTCCTGCTGACCGATGCACTAGGGACACTGAGGCACACTCAGAACGGGCAGTGTCGCCACGTGTACCGGGGCGTGCGTGATGTTCATTTCAAGACACGGCGTGGCCAGAGGGTCCGGTTTGGTCAATTCACATCAACATCACTGAGCAAAGAAATTGCCCAAAAATATGGAACAGACACCATATTCGAGGTTCACACGTGCCATGGTGTGGACATCCAGGCTTTTTCCTACGATCCTAGCAACCGCGAGGTGCTGATCCCACCCTTTGAGACCTTCAAGGTCACCAAAGTCACCCAGAATGGGAAGAAGACAAGGATCAGTCTACGCTCTACCGGGACCTTCAGCAAACACAACTGCGTATGGCTGTGA
- the LOC141728189 gene encoding NAD(P)(+)--arginine ADP-ribosyltransferase 2-like: protein MALLARILALLAMAVATLAFKVVPMDMAQDSFDDQYRGCGPAMTKTLPALHKFEFQKNPLFAKTWRKAEAEWHKRGSHVSPLASPAQAVAVMAYSTKDIYKDFNAAVRTAGHSRQEYRNNFHFKMLHFLLTQALVKLRQAQNGQCRHVYRGVHDVPFQARRGQKVRFGQFTSTSLSKEIAQKYGTDTIFEVQTCHGVDIQAFSFYLSNREVLIPPYETFEVTKVTQNGKRAWITLRSSGTYSKYNCALL from the coding sequence ATGGCCCTCCTGGCTCgcatcctggcactgctggcaatgGCCGTGGCCACCCTGGCCTTCAAGGTGGTGCCCATGGACATGGCCCAGGACTCCTTCGATGACCAGTACCGGGGCTGTGGCCCTGCCATGACCAAGACATTGCCGGCCCTCCACAAATTTGAGTTTCAGAAGAATCCTCTCTTTGCCAAGACCTGGAGGAAGGCCGAGGCTGAGTGGCACAAGAGGGGCTCCCATGTGTCCCCTCTGGcatctccagcccaggctgttgCTGTCATGGCCTACTCAACCAAGGACATTTACAAGGATTTCAACGCAGCTGTGCGTACAGCTGGACACTCCCGCCAGGAATATCGGAACAACTTCCACTTCAAAatgctgcatttcctgctgacCCAGGCTCTGGTGAAACTGAGGCAGGCTCAGAATGGGCAGTGTCGCCACGTGTACCGGGGTGTGCATGATGTCCCGTTTCAGGCACGGCGTGGTCAGAAGGTCCGGTTTGGTCAATTCACATCGACATCTCTGAGCAAAGAGATTGCCCAGAAGTATGGAACAGATACCATTTTTGAGGTTCAAACATGCCATGGCGTGGACATCCAGGCTTTTTCCTTCTATCTGAGCAACCGTGAGGTGCTGATCCCGCCATACGAAACCTTTGAGGTCACCAAAGTCACCCAGAATGGGAAGAGGGCATGGATCACTCTCCGATCATCCGGGACCTACAGCAAATACAACTGCGCATTGCTGTGA
- the LOC102069487 gene encoding NAD(P)(+)--arginine ADP-ribosyltransferase 2-like has protein sequence MALLTHTLALLAMTVATVAIKVVPLDMAWDSFDDRYEGCGPAMNAKLLDLYNFEYQKNPHFAWGWYRADAEWRKRGSPVSPLTSHWQAVALMAYTSQDIYKDFNAAVRTAGLSRQIYRKNFHFKTLHFLLTQALVTLRQAQNKQCHHVFRGVRDIRFKAQRGQSVRFGQFASTSLRKEIALHFGRDTIFDVHTCHGVDIQKFSMYPGEEEVLIPPFEVFEVTKVTRNGKTTWISLRSAGTFSKYNCEWH, from the coding sequence ATGGCCCTCCTGACTcacaccttggcactgctggcaatgACTGTGGCCACCGTGGCCATCAAGGTGGTGCCCCTGGACATGGCCTGGGACTCCTTTGATGACCGGTATGAGGGCTGTGGCCCAGCCATGAACGCAAAGTTGCTGGACCTCTACAATTTTGAGTACCAGAAGAATCCTCACTTTGCCTGGGGCTGGTATCGTGCTGATGCTGAGTGGCGCAAGCGGGGctctcctgtgtcccctctgacATCCCACTGGCAGGCTGTGGCTCTCATGGCCTACACGTCGCAGGACATTTACAAGGACTTCAATGCAGCCGTGCGCACAGCTGGGCTCTCCCGCCAGATATACAGGAAAAACTTCCACTTCAAAACACTGCATTTCCTACTGACCCAGGCCCTGGTGACACTGAGGCAGGCTCAGAACAAGCAGTGTCACCATGTGTTCAGGGGCGTACGTGACATTCGTTTCAAGGCGCAGCGTGGCCAGAGTGTCCGGTTTGGTCAATTCGCATCGACGTCTCTACGTAAAGAGATTGCTCTGCACTTTGGGAGAGACACAATTTTCGACGTGCACACATGCCATGGCGTGGACATCCAGAAGTTTTCCATGTatccaggggaggaggaggtgctgatCCCACCCTTTGAGGTCTTCGAAGTCACCAAAGTCACCCGGAATGGGAAGACGACATGGATCAGTCTCCGTTCTGCTGGGACCTTCAGCAAATACAACTGCGAGTGGCACTGA